The Aedes aegypti strain LVP_AGWG chromosome 3, AaegL5.0 Primary Assembly, whole genome shotgun sequence genome contains a region encoding:
- the LOC110678458 gene encoding lipase 1-like, producing MFCRKKKNCLGGCLVLLVVGVAMASSATPPSKTLTNAARYGLAAHRHHVITHDGYRLALYRIRSHAHARGIVLLQHGIRQSSADWLMIDRNLPMQLLEAGFEVWLGNSRASPETVHIKHLRNSTEFWDFSFNEIGYLDLPAMIDTVLTVARRSSLHLVGFSEGSTASLILLSERVSYNAKVASLNVIAPATFMINSLIKQFAYIYETFRDSFPVSLQELVTGSEKPLINSAKQLEHFHQLLVTGRFRHFDYGEWDNVKYYGVERPPPYSLWRITTPVTVHYGTADGIVPPDDVRNLAMQLHKSTKVRIVQHDRFDHRDFMMQPDAAVRVYPRVVYAIVESSH from the exons atgttttgtcggaagaagaagaactgcctCGGTGGCTGTTTGGTGTTGCTCGTGGTGGGGGTGGCCATGGCCTCATCCGCTACACCACCCAGTAAAACC TTGACCAATGCAGCACGGTACGGATTGGCAGCTCACAGACATCATGTCATCACCCACGATGGATACCGTCTGGCCTTGTACCGAATTCGATCGCATGCTCACGCCCGAGGAATAGTTTTGCTCCAGCACGGCATTCGGCAATCGTCCGCTGATTGGTTGATGATCGATCGAAACCTTCCGATGCAGCTATTGGAGGCTGGATTCGAAGTATGGCTGGGGAACTCTCGAGCATCACCGGAAACGGTCCATATCAAGCATCTGAGGAACTCCACGGAATTCTGGGACTTCAGCTTTAATGAAATAGGATACCTCGACCTGCCGGCCATGATCGACACCGTGTTGACGGTTGCCCGTAGGAGTTCGCTCCATCTGGTCGGCTTCTCGGAAGGATCTACGGCCTCGTTGATCTTGCTCTCGGAACGGGTTTCGTACAACGCCAAGGTCGCCTCGTTGAATGTGATAGCTCCGGCTACGTTCATGATTAACAGTTTGATAAAGCAATTCGCCTACATCTACGAAACATTCCGCGACAGTTTCCCAGTGAGCCTTCAAGAGCTGGTCACCGGCAGTGAGAAACCGTTGATCAATTCAGCGAAACAGTTGGAGCACTTCCATCAGCTGTTGGTGACCGGCCGCTTCCGACACTTCGATTACGGCGAGTGGGACAATGTGAAATATTACGGAGTGGAAAGGCCACCTCCGTACTCTCTGTGGAGGATCACGACTCCGGTAACGGTACACTACGGGACTGCTGATGGGATCGTGCCTCCGGACGATGTTCGCAATTTGGCCATGCAGCTGCACAAGAGCACAAAGGTTCGCATTGTTCAGCACGATCGATTCGACCATCGGGACTTTATGATGCAACCGGATGCTGCCGTTCGGGTATATCCTCGGGTGGTTTATGCTATTGTGGAGTCGTCGCATTGA